TCAAAATCACGGCCTCTCCCTGGGCGTAATCCATGCCCGCGGTCACGGCAATTTGGTGGCCAAAGTTGCGGGCAAAATCCAGGTAATGCACCCGGTTATCGGCGGCGTGCAGTTGGCGCATTAATTCGCCGGTGCGGTCGGCGCTGCCGTCGTTAACCAGTACCAGTTCCCAGGTTTCGCCGGTTTGGTCCATTACCTCTTTCAGCCGCCGGTAGAGTTCGGGCAAACTTTGTTCCTCGTTATAACAGGGTACTACCACAGAGTAACGAACATTGGCCATAGTTTATCGGTCTCCCTAATAATTGTGCATAACGCTTAGCTGGTGTCGAACGACGAAGGACCAATACTGAGATTAGTTTGAAACCGTTACCTTCAGTAACAAGGGTGGATAGGTCATTTCGACGCCGCTACGCTTACGGGAGAAATCTCCTCGAAACCGTACCTTTAGAAGGAGATTTCTCGGCCTACGGCCTCGAAATGACATTCAGCTTGTCACTCAACAAAAGTATCGGCCTCATTCTGTTTTTAGTAAAGAAGTTGGTCATTGGTCGTTCGTCGTTGGTCATTGGTCGCTACTGCTCGTTTTTCACTGCTTGTTGGCCCTTGAGCGCTACCAGGCCCAACGTCCCCAGGGTGGCGCCCAGCGTATTAAAAATCAGGTCGTCTACATCGGTGGCCCGGCTGGGGATGGCCAACTGGCTCAATTCAATGGCCAGGCTAAAGAGAAAACCAAGCAGGGCCACCCGGCGAATGGTTGGCCACGGGTTGGAGCGGTAAAGTATCCCGGCCAGCCCAACGCCCAACGGCACAAACACCATGATAT
This portion of the Anaerolineae bacterium genome encodes:
- a CDS encoding VanZ family protein, producing the protein MNLPPNLPPRWGWWLLAIASMAWLLWMTLHPDNSLNQVNLIPLAEHGRALACLLAGSCARRHAFWFLLIDVIGNIMVFVPLGVGLAGILYRSNPWPTIRRVALLGFLFSLAIELSQLAIPSRATDVDDLIFNTLGATLGTLGLVALKGQQAVKNEQ